A genomic region of Psychrobacter sp. M13 contains the following coding sequences:
- a CDS encoding cell division protein ZapA yields the protein MTDNTFDDKKMPPTKIVASDQTKANEPKTDNANKSASTTSSATDASASASKSTANKANSSATSKTAAKPEAAMKKVDIAIAGVNYSVFCPVNEESELREAVYYINDFTVNIKRESPNLKQENLLVLACLNLYEKIHANNKMDVTRKQDSDQTEALLNKVIADAQSIL from the coding sequence ATGACTGATAATACTTTTGACGATAAAAAAATGCCGCCGACAAAAATTGTGGCATCAGATCAAACTAAGGCTAATGAGCCAAAAACAGATAATGCTAATAAGTCAGCGTCCACTACAAGCTCGGCTACTGATGCTAGTGCTTCAGCCAGTAAAAGCACAGCTAACAAAGCTAATAGCAGTGCCACTTCTAAAACAGCAGCAAAGCCTGAAGCGGCAATGAAAAAGGTCGATATCGCCATCGCTGGAGTCAATTATAGCGTCTTCTGCCCTGTCAATGAGGAGAGCGAATTACGAGAAGCTGTCTACTATATCAACGACTTTACGGTCAATATCAAGCGAGAATCGCCAAATCTAAAGCAAGAAAATCTATTGGTATTAGCGTGCTTAAACTTATATGAAAAGATTCATGCCAATAATAAAATGGATGTCACACGTAAGCAAGATTCTGATCAAACCGAAGCTTTATTGAATAAAGTAATAGCGGACGCTCAGTCTATATTATAA
- a CDS encoding LysE family translocator gives MSWHLFAVFFASTFFISATPGPNMLLAFQYGMNYGVKRTIWTLAGLSLGLFMLLLSTLLGLDVISRQQPWALEVIKTIGAIYLIYLGISSWRDSGDSSLMEDAREMSAEVAADYLDQAKDSAVYSSQSHPKPRSLSSAATKSSPSNMVLFRTGIWVSLSNPKAILFFAAFFPKFINFSAPLWPQYILLTIGLFLSETIWQIIYTLGGKKLAGWLDVGNRLAWLNRMCGVIFMLIAAALLFEVISHFIS, from the coding sequence ATGTCTTGGCATCTATTTGCAGTATTCTTCGCTAGCACTTTTTTTATATCGGCAACGCCAGGCCCCAATATGCTGTTGGCGTTTCAATATGGCATGAATTATGGGGTAAAACGTACTATATGGACGCTAGCAGGTCTAAGCCTTGGGCTATTTATGCTGCTTCTATCTACGCTACTAGGACTGGATGTTATCAGTCGCCAACAGCCTTGGGCTTTAGAGGTTATCAAGACAATCGGTGCGATATACCTTATTTATTTAGGGATAAGCTCATGGCGTGATAGTGGTGATAGTAGCTTGATGGAGGATGCTCGCGAAATGAGTGCAGAGGTCGCTGCGGATTATTTGGACCAAGCAAAAGATAGTGCTGTCTACAGCTCTCAGTCGCACCCTAAACCCCGTAGTTTATCCAGCGCGGCGACTAAATCTAGTCCTAGCAATATGGTTTTGTTTCGTACGGGCATTTGGGTATCACTGTCTAATCCAAAGGCTATCTTGTTCTTTGCCGCTTTTTTTCCTAAATTTATTAATTTTAGCGCGCCGCTTTGGCCGCAATATATATTGCTCACTATCGGGCTATTTTTAAGCGAAACTATTTGGCAAATTATCTATACCCTTGGCGGTAAAAAGCTGGCGGGTTGGCTCGATGTTGGCAATCGTTTAGCTTGGCTCAATAGAATGTGTGGTGTTATTTTTATGTTAATTGCAGCGGCATTATTATTCGAAGTGATTAGTCATTTTATAAGTTAA
- the nadR gene encoding multifunctional transcriptional regulator/nicotinamide-nucleotide adenylyltransferase/ribosylnicotinamide kinase NadR, with protein sequence MYDTGIMIGHFEPLHLGQMRSILAAAGQAKELHIIITKHPSPHLDFHITLQDKARWLQMACADLPFIHIYTTKTMALPLHESFDKVAVDIAASNAKLQQITQQLSLPTDAVLFMAENHPLAQDGVRAQLSMQIITTPLQSEFDSYAIARNPIAHWSAIHPEARGDYTKTVAIVGGESSGKTTLVHKLANYYGASFALEMGRLYVGTDLGGSEVGLQYSDYAPIALNHAQAIREAKARATAPITIIDTDFVTTQAFCEEYEGRNQPFVSACINEFRLDYTIMLDNNMPWVADGMRSLGDVASRGRFEQRLIDIFDRHNIEPHLIDKPDYDARYFEAVAFIDEYVYGKSISK encoded by the coding sequence ATGTACGATACTGGCATAATGATAGGACATTTTGAACCGCTACATTTAGGACAGATGCGTAGTATTCTAGCGGCAGCGGGACAAGCTAAAGAGCTGCATATTATCATCACTAAGCACCCTTCCCCGCATCTAGACTTTCATATTACTTTGCAAGATAAAGCACGCTGGTTGCAGATGGCTTGTGCTGATCTGCCTTTTATCCATATTTATACGACAAAGACAATGGCGCTGCCACTACATGAAAGCTTTGATAAGGTGGCTGTCGATATAGCAGCAAGCAATGCAAAATTACAGCAGATAACTCAGCAGCTAAGCTTGCCTACAGACGCAGTGCTGTTTATGGCAGAGAATCATCCCTTAGCACAAGATGGTGTACGCGCGCAGCTATCAATGCAGATCATCACTACTCCATTGCAATCAGAGTTTGACTCTTATGCTATCGCTCGCAATCCAATAGCGCATTGGTCAGCTATTCATCCAGAGGCGCGTGGTGACTATACTAAGACTGTAGCTATCGTCGGTGGTGAAAGCTCAGGCAAGACCACCTTAGTGCATAAACTGGCTAACTATTACGGGGCCAGCTTTGCCTTAGAGATGGGACGGCTCTATGTTGGGACGGATTTGGGTGGTAGCGAGGTTGGGCTACAATATAGCGATTATGCGCCGATCGCTCTTAATCATGCGCAAGCTATACGGGAGGCCAAGGCCCGTGCTACTGCGCCTATAACGATTATCGATACGGACTTTGTCACCACGCAGGCATTTTGTGAGGAATATGAAGGGCGCAATCAGCCTTTCGTCAGTGCTTGTATTAATGAGTTTCGCTTAGATTATACGATTATGCTCGATAATAATATGCCTTGGGTCGCTGATGGCATGCGCTCATTAGGAGACGTGGCATCGCGTGGACGCTTTGAGCAGCGACTCATTGATATCTTTGATCGTCATAACATTGAGCCACATCTGATAGATAAGCCAGATTATGATGCTCGTTATTTCGAGGCAGTAGCTTTTATTGATGAGTACGTTTATGGCAAATCAATTAGTAAATAA
- the pnuC gene encoding nicotinamide riboside transporter PnuC, giving the protein MRIQLLDNITGKWALQWIVAWFIAGVLALSSGFWLTTEHTGLDWFYLGVSFVGLVCVVSLSFRKNILGNGFGMGATAGEVIVQGTAGSVGLMLAPLFNFFTHLYGLFYWTKNTDADGDMIPKSANKWVWLITLTFMVIGLALFPTINDLLASYGYGVVEDDNSLFLGFISFFWINVIAFILSITAQAAMILRYSFNWWLWIISNFVWLTVNLMSGNYIFAIQTMVYQVNSFVGLYEWYRSEQDALKTA; this is encoded by the coding sequence ATGCGCATTCAGCTATTGGATAATATTACAGGGAAGTGGGCGCTACAATGGATAGTGGCTTGGTTTATTGCAGGCGTACTAGCGTTATCGTCAGGGTTTTGGCTGACCACTGAGCATACTGGACTTGATTGGTTCTATTTGGGTGTGTCATTTGTAGGGCTAGTCTGCGTTGTATCGCTATCGTTTCGTAAAAACATACTGGGCAACGGCTTTGGTATGGGTGCGACCGCTGGTGAGGTGATCGTACAGGGGACAGCGGGTTCAGTCGGCTTGATGCTAGCGCCATTATTTAACTTTTTTACTCACCTTTATGGGCTATTTTATTGGACTAAGAATACTGACGCTGATGGCGATATGATACCTAAATCGGCCAATAAGTGGGTTTGGCTGATTACGCTTACCTTTATGGTCATAGGCCTAGCTTTATTCCCTACGATTAATGATTTACTCGCCAGCTATGGCTACGGCGTCGTTGAAGATGACAATAGCTTATTTTTAGGTTTTATCTCGTTTTTTTGGATTAACGTTATCGCTTTTATATTATCGATTACCGCGCAGGCGGCCATGATATTACGCTACTCCTTTAACTGGTGGCTGTGGATTATCTCTAACTTTGTATGGTTGACCGTGAACTTAATGTCAGGTAATTATATCTTTGCTATTCAAACGATGGTCTATCAGGTCAATTCTTTCGTTGGGCTGTATGAATGGTATCGAAGCGAGCAGGACGCCCTGAAAACAGCGTGA
- the glyS gene encoding glycine--tRNA ligase subunit beta yields the protein MSTILFELGCEELPPKSLKPLRDALQTSVTDQLKNADISFESIRAFAAPRRLALQIQGISEKQPDRSEQKRGPAIKAAFDAEGNPSRAAIGFAKGLGIDPSELITINTDKGDYVGYEQTIHGQAVTELLPQILQTALDNLPIAKRMRSGSSREEFVRPVQWAVLMQDDQLVEATIQGQQTGTQTRGHRFHSPDYHAIDHADNYESLLQSLKVIANFDKRRTLINNQVKTLADQVNAKAIVPQELLDEVTALVDFPIALRASFEPRFLQVPQEALISTMQADQKYFCLTDKQGKLLPYFIFITNIESKDPNQIVEGNEKVVRPRLADAEFFFLQDQKQPLFALTESLKTRVFQDKLGTIWQKSERIAKLAAFIATLMLEQGVQIDIDETVRAAILSKADLASSLVGEYPELQGIAGTYYARLNNEPEAVAASLQEQYLPKFSGDVLPQTPIGICLALADRLDTLVGIFAIDQAPTGSKDPFSLRRSAIGILRILIEKQLPINLVALVEQAIKNYSSADNDATIKMGDTFTQVITFLNSRYRAMYTEQGVSVDTIQAVQAINPHMPLDFDQRIRAVQAFSELPQASKLADSNKRVANILAKSEAQVADNIDESLLSEPAEQQLYRAVGQAQAALAPLLKEADYTQILQKLASLDEPLTQFFDDVMVNSEDAALKGNRLALLKQVRALFLTVADISELQL from the coding sequence ATGAGTACGATTTTGTTTGAGTTGGGGTGTGAAGAGCTGCCGCCAAAAAGTCTAAAACCCCTACGTGATGCGCTACAAACCAGCGTTACGGATCAGTTAAAAAATGCTGACATTAGCTTTGAGAGCATCAGAGCCTTTGCTGCGCCGCGCCGCTTGGCACTACAAATTCAAGGCATTAGTGAAAAGCAGCCTGATCGTAGCGAGCAAAAGCGTGGACCTGCGATAAAAGCGGCATTTGACGCGGAGGGTAATCCAAGCCGCGCCGCTATTGGTTTCGCCAAGGGTTTAGGTATTGATCCAAGTGAGCTTATCACTATCAACACGGATAAAGGCGATTACGTCGGCTACGAGCAAACCATTCACGGGCAAGCGGTCACTGAGCTACTACCACAGATATTGCAAACCGCGTTGGATAATCTGCCGATTGCCAAGCGTATGCGTTCGGGCAGCTCAAGAGAGGAGTTCGTGCGTCCCGTACAGTGGGCGGTCTTGATGCAAGATGACCAGCTCGTTGAAGCGACGATTCAAGGTCAGCAAACAGGCACTCAAACGCGCGGTCATCGTTTTCATAGTCCCGATTATCACGCTATTGACCATGCCGATAATTACGAGTCGCTGCTGCAAAGCTTAAAAGTTATTGCGAATTTTGATAAGCGTAGAACGCTGATTAATAATCAAGTAAAAACTTTAGCCGATCAGGTGAATGCAAAGGCAATCGTGCCACAAGAGTTGCTCGATGAAGTGACCGCGCTAGTTGATTTCCCTATTGCATTGCGCGCAAGTTTTGAGCCGCGGTTTTTGCAAGTGCCACAAGAGGCACTAATCTCAACTATGCAAGCCGATCAAAAGTATTTTTGCTTGACCGACAAACAAGGCAAGCTGCTACCGTACTTTATATTTATAACTAATATCGAATCCAAAGACCCCAACCAAATTGTTGAAGGTAATGAGAAAGTCGTCCGTCCTCGTTTAGCTGATGCAGAGTTTTTCTTCCTGCAAGATCAAAAACAGCCTTTATTTGCATTAACTGAGAGCCTCAAGACACGAGTATTTCAAGATAAGTTAGGCACTATCTGGCAAAAGTCCGAGCGTATTGCCAAGCTAGCTGCTTTTATCGCAACCCTCATGCTAGAGCAAGGTGTGCAGATCGATATCGATGAGACCGTACGCGCAGCTATACTGTCCAAGGCTGACTTAGCAAGCTCGCTAGTCGGCGAATATCCTGAGTTGCAAGGGATTGCAGGTACTTATTATGCCCGCTTAAATAATGAGCCTGAAGCCGTTGCTGCCAGCTTGCAAGAGCAGTATCTGCCCAAGTTCAGTGGTGATGTGCTACCACAAACGCCAATTGGTATCTGTCTGGCACTGGCAGACCGTTTGGACACGCTAGTAGGTATTTTTGCTATCGACCAAGCGCCAACAGGCTCAAAAGATCCGTTTAGTTTACGTCGCTCAGCCATTGGTATTCTACGTATTTTAATCGAGAAGCAGCTGCCCATTAACTTAGTAGCGCTCGTTGAGCAGGCGATTAAGAATTACTCTAGCGCTGATAATGATGCCACTATTAAGATGGGTGATACCTTTACTCAAGTCATCACCTTTTTGAATTCACGCTATCGGGCGATGTACACTGAGCAGGGTGTCAGTGTCGATACTATTCAGGCAGTACAAGCGATTAATCCGCACATGCCGCTAGATTTTGATCAGCGTATTCGCGCGGTGCAAGCCTTTAGTGAATTGCCGCAAGCCTCTAAGCTGGCCGACTCTAATAAGCGTGTGGCTAATATTTTGGCTAAGTCCGAGGCGCAAGTGGCTGATAATATCGATGAGTCGCTATTGTCTGAGCCTGCCGAGCAACAGCTGTATCGTGCAGTGGGCCAAGCACAGGCAGCATTAGCGCCTTTACTTAAAGAGGCTGATTACACCCAAATCTTGCAAAAGCTTGCGAGTCTAGATGAGCCACTGACGCAATTCTTTGATGATGTGATGGTGAATAGTGAAGATGCTGCACTCAAAGGCAATCGCTTAGCACTGCTCAAACAAGTACGAGCATTATTCTTAACTGTGGCTGATATTAGTGAACTACAATTATAA
- the argE gene encoding acetylornithine deacetylase, which translates to MAVTTSKIEENLCNDMKNYPQNSIDWLTRLIGFDTVSRHSNIALIKDVQAYCEQLGLAVDLTFNAAQDKANLFVTVPAGKNADVVNGGLVLSGHTDVVPVDGQDWSSDPFTATIRGDKLYGRGSCDMKGFIACALMLLPQAVELSKAGKLKRPIHLALSFDEEVGCLGAPLILADLAARGIQPDYCIVGEPTLMTMVVAHKGIAVYRCRVHGKSAHSSLTTQGVNAISYASKMIGFVDDLAEQLSHRDDSDALFDVPYSTLSVGTIQGGTATNIVPNLCEFTFDYRNLPHMTQDDILTPIQSRIAELNAQMQARSADTGIELQHLESVPAMTDNTNDELQKLIAALVDDDKRHKVAYATEGGQFTDAGIPTIICGPGSIEQAHKADEYVALSELERCDVFLQRLLESCIVD; encoded by the coding sequence ATGGCTGTAACAACTAGTAAAATTGAAGAAAACCTATGCAATGATATGAAAAATTATCCTCAAAACAGTATCGACTGGCTGACGCGTTTGATTGGCTTTGACACCGTGAGTCGTCATTCAAATATAGCTTTGATTAAAGATGTGCAGGCTTATTGTGAGCAGTTAGGCTTAGCAGTCGATTTAACTTTTAATGCAGCGCAAGATAAAGCCAATCTATTCGTCACCGTACCAGCAGGTAAAAATGCCGATGTGGTAAATGGCGGGCTGGTGCTATCGGGTCATACCGATGTCGTACCTGTCGATGGGCAAGATTGGAGCTCTGATCCGTTTACCGCTACTATTCGTGGTGACAAGCTTTATGGGCGCGGATCATGCGACATGAAAGGCTTTATCGCTTGTGCATTAATGCTATTACCTCAAGCTGTTGAGCTGTCTAAGGCTGGTAAGTTAAAACGTCCTATTCATTTGGCTTTATCATTTGATGAAGAGGTAGGCTGCCTGGGCGCGCCACTCATCTTGGCTGATTTGGCTGCGCGTGGTATCCAGCCTGATTACTGTATCGTGGGCGAGCCAACTTTGATGACAATGGTGGTGGCGCATAAAGGCATTGCGGTATATCGTTGTCGCGTCCATGGCAAGTCTGCTCATTCATCATTGACTACTCAAGGCGTCAATGCCATAAGTTATGCTAGCAAAATGATCGGCTTTGTCGATGATTTGGCTGAGCAATTAAGCCATCGTGATGATAGCGATGCGCTGTTTGATGTGCCGTACTCGACGCTATCAGTCGGTACAATACAAGGCGGCACGGCAACTAATATTGTCCCGAATCTATGCGAGTTTACCTTTGATTATCGTAATCTGCCGCATATGACGCAAGACGATATATTGACGCCTATTCAAAGTAGAATCGCTGAGCTGAACGCACAGATGCAAGCGCGCTCGGCCGATACAGGTATTGAGCTACAGCATCTAGAGAGCGTGCCTGCCATGACTGATAATACCAATGATGAGCTGCAAAAATTGATAGCTGCATTGGTTGACGATGACAAGCGTCATAAAGTCGCTTATGCCACTGAGGGCGGGCAGTTTACTGATGCAGGTATTCCAACGATCATCTGCGGTCCAGGTAGTATTGAGCAAGCCCATAAAGCCGATGAGTATGTTGCGCTTAGTGAGCTTGAGCGCTGCGATGTTTTCCTGCAACGTTTGCTAGAGAGTTGTATAGTTGATTGA
- the glyQ gene encoding glycine--tRNA ligase subunit alpha: MTSQAINSQTLTFQDLILTLQNYWASKGCVVLQPYDMEVGAGTFHTATFLRSLGPERWNAAYVQPSRRPTDGRYGDNPNRLQHYYQFQVVLKPNPPNIQELYLDSLRAIGIDPLIHDIRFVEDNWESPTLGAWGLGWEIWLNGMEVTQFTYFQQVGGIECFPVTGEITYGLERLAMYVQGVDSVYDLVWADGEFGRVTYGDVFHQNEVEQSTYNFEHADVPKMSEFFDFYEAQADKLVAEGLPLPAYEMVLKASHAFNLLDARGAISVTERQRFILRVRTLARKVALGYVEARAKLGFPLADDEHRQAALDKYLPKADEQADKQNNDNKPAKNNNDK; encoded by the coding sequence ATGACTTCCCAAGCTATAAACTCTCAAACTTTAACTTTTCAAGACTTGATCTTAACGCTACAAAATTACTGGGCTTCCAAGGGCTGCGTAGTCTTGCAGCCTTATGACATGGAGGTCGGTGCAGGTACTTTTCATACCGCAACCTTCTTGCGCTCTTTAGGTCCTGAGCGCTGGAACGCCGCTTATGTACAGCCTTCACGCCGTCCAACAGATGGGCGCTATGGTGATAACCCGAATCGCTTGCAGCACTATTATCAGTTTCAAGTGGTACTCAAGCCTAATCCGCCTAATATTCAAGAGCTATATTTGGACTCGTTGAGGGCGATCGGCATTGATCCGCTGATACATGATATACGATTTGTAGAAGATAACTGGGAGTCGCCGACGCTTGGTGCGTGGGGACTGGGTTGGGAGATTTGGCTTAACGGTATGGAAGTCACCCAGTTTACGTATTTCCAGCAAGTCGGTGGTATTGAGTGCTTCCCAGTAACGGGTGAGATTACTTATGGTCTTGAGCGCTTGGCAATGTATGTGCAAGGCGTCGATAGCGTTTATGATCTAGTCTGGGCGGATGGTGAATTTGGGCGAGTCACTTATGGCGATGTGTTTCATCAAAATGAAGTTGAGCAGTCAACCTATAACTTTGAACACGCTGATGTACCGAAGATGAGCGAGTTTTTTGACTTTTATGAGGCGCAAGCTGATAAGTTAGTGGCTGAGGGTTTACCACTGCCTGCTTATGAGATGGTGCTAAAAGCCTCACATGCCTTTAATTTATTGGACGCGCGTGGCGCGATTTCAGTTACTGAACGTCAGCGTTTTATCCTGCGAGTACGTACGCTAGCGCGCAAAGTGGCACTAGGCTATGTCGAGGCGCGCGCTAAGCTTGGCTTCCCACTAGCCGATGATGAACATCGCCAAGCCGCTTTGGATAAGTACTTGCCAAAAGCTGATGAGCAAGCTGATAAACAAAATAATGATAACAAACCTGCCAAAAACAACAACGATAAATAG
- a CDS encoding DUF962 domain-containing protein: MSRSRQPRMSKRSLEQWLTEYAVSHQNLVNKKIHWLAVPTIFVSILGMGMSLSVWFTLVLSSLVLLFYMQLSTSLFLAMGIFILICLSVMAILPIGFKVWAAVFVVAWIGQFVGHKIEGKKPSFFEDLQFLLIGPAWVVNSLMSDRDKQTA; the protein is encoded by the coding sequence ATGTCTCGTAGCCGTCAACCCAGAATGTCCAAACGCTCCTTAGAGCAGTGGCTCACTGAATACGCGGTTAGCCACCAAAACCTCGTCAATAAAAAGATTCACTGGCTCGCTGTGCCCACTATCTTTGTCAGCATCTTAGGTATGGGCATGTCGCTATCCGTTTGGTTTACGCTAGTGCTGAGTTCTTTAGTCTTATTATTCTATATGCAGCTTTCAACATCACTATTTTTAGCGATGGGTATATTTATACTCATTTGCTTAAGTGTGATGGCAATACTACCGATAGGCTTTAAAGTCTGGGCAGCTGTTTTTGTTGTTGCTTGGATTGGGCAGTTCGTCGGTCATAAGATTGAAGGTAAAAAGCCATCATTTTTTGAAGATTTACAGTTTTTATTGATTGGCCCTGCTTGGGTAGTCAATAGCTTAATGAGTGATAGAGACAAGCAAACAGCTTAA
- a CDS encoding nucleoside deaminase — protein MLNDKDKKHLQRCIELAAEALAAGDEPFGSVLVDADGTVMNEDRNRANTVDATYHPETAVARWAAQNMTADARTQATVYTSGEHCAMCSAAHAWAGLGRIVYISSSKQLGEWMAEIGATSSSPISSLSIQEVAPNIPVEGPIAGLDEQVKALQIRAQKRN, from the coding sequence ATGCTAAACGATAAGGATAAAAAGCATTTGCAGCGCTGTATTGAGCTGGCAGCCGAAGCTTTAGCAGCAGGCGATGAGCCTTTTGGTAGCGTACTGGTGGACGCTGATGGCACAGTGATGAATGAGGATCGTAATCGTGCTAATACGGTCGATGCCACTTATCATCCAGAGACTGCGGTCGCGCGCTGGGCGGCGCAAAATATGACTGCCGATGCTCGTACGCAAGCGACGGTTTATACCTCAGGTGAGCACTGTGCGATGTGCTCGGCGGCGCATGCTTGGGCAGGTCTTGGACGTATCGTCTATATCAGCTCCTCTAAGCAGTTAGGCGAGTGGATGGCGGAGATTGGCGCAACATCGAGCTCACCAATTAGTAGTTTATCTATCCAAGAAGTTGCACCTAATATACCAGTTGAAGGGCCGATTGCAGGCTTAGATGAACAAGTTAAAGCGTTGCAAATACGCGCTCAAAAGCGAAATTAG
- a CDS encoding UPF0149 family protein, which yields MNDNISGWNTWLTVFEEWTDVSISELHGLMTGLMTACDAPDSEGWARVLEELSFAPLPEPALTLLTEEAEDTVFQLKDKDDAYAFTPLVPDDEHDLYERVMALKQWANGFMTGFGITDCRLTAEENEMLTDLAKIGAIRLEDEEDFEGGEESYLHIYEFARMVPVSFATRTRKPVKDIALIAGLAIDAKTAKEQQAESQVANGKPNNKPKSIPPVLDVMNQHNPS from the coding sequence ATGAATGATAACATTTCAGGCTGGAACACTTGGTTAACAGTCTTTGAAGAGTGGACGGATGTGAGCATCAGTGAGTTGCATGGACTGATGACAGGCCTTATGACGGCTTGTGATGCGCCAGATAGTGAAGGCTGGGCGAGAGTACTTGAGGAGCTAAGCTTTGCGCCGCTGCCAGAGCCTGCCTTGACGCTATTGACGGAAGAGGCTGAGGACACCGTATTTCAACTTAAAGATAAAGACGATGCTTATGCCTTTACGCCCTTGGTTCCTGATGATGAACATGATTTATACGAGCGCGTAATGGCACTGAAACAGTGGGCGAATGGTTTTATGACCGGCTTTGGCATTACCGATTGTCGTTTGACGGCTGAAGAGAATGAAATGCTGACTGATTTGGCAAAGATTGGCGCTATTAGACTAGAAGATGAAGAAGACTTTGAAGGTGGCGAGGAGTCCTACCTGCATATTTATGAGTTCGCGCGTATGGTTCCTGTCAGCTTTGCTACCCGCACCCGCAAACCTGTAAAAGATATCGCGTTGATTGCAGGCCTAGCCATCGATGCCAAAACGGCTAAAGAGCAGCAAGCAGAAAGTCAAGTCGCTAATGGTAAGCCAAATAATAAGCCAAAATCTATACCGCCTGTGTTAGATGTTATGAATCAGCATAATCCGTCTTAA
- a CDS encoding RtcB family protein — protein sequence MSIQLVLNKSGKHGVPVKIYTTDVEQGALQQLRNLAQLEFVHSHIAVMPDVHVGKGATVGSVIPTKSAIIPAAVGVDIGCGMNAVRLSLTASDLPDSLKSVRLAVEQQVPVGFNMHKQIQAKHSTLDPLAKRLKPITDKHPGLLKMLRGFERTLAKQIGTLGGGNHFIELCLDENQDVWVMLHSGSRGIGNCIGQYFINLAKKERQSRFGHVPDRDLSYFAAGSNSFDDYLEAVEWAQDYALENRREMMRLVIKALQSPQVGLPRFQLTKEAINCHHNYVNEEVHFGEQVYVTRKGAISAYAGELGIIPGSMGAKSFIVRGLGDSESFCSCSHGAGRKMSRGKAMRAFTIDELKAQTDGVECRKDKGVIDEIPSAYKDIDEVMANQTDLIEVVHTLKQVMCIKG from the coding sequence ATGAGTATTCAATTAGTATTAAATAAAAGCGGTAAACACGGCGTCCCTGTCAAAATTTATACCACGGATGTCGAGCAAGGCGCTTTACAGCAATTGCGCAATTTAGCGCAGCTGGAGTTTGTGCATTCCCACATCGCAGTAATGCCTGATGTGCATGTCGGCAAAGGCGCGACGGTCGGTAGCGTGATTCCGACCAAATCTGCCATTATCCCAGCAGCCGTTGGCGTCGATATTGGCTGCGGTATGAATGCAGTGCGCTTGTCATTAACGGCAAGTGATTTGCCAGATAGCTTGAAATCAGTGCGCTTGGCGGTCGAGCAGCAAGTGCCTGTTGGTTTTAATATGCATAAGCAAATTCAAGCTAAGCACTCAACGCTTGACCCACTTGCGAAACGCCTCAAGCCTATCACTGATAAGCATCCAGGTTTGCTCAAAATGCTTAGAGGTTTTGAGCGCACGTTGGCCAAGCAAATCGGCACGCTGGGCGGTGGTAATCACTTTATCGAGCTGTGCTTAGATGAGAATCAAGACGTTTGGGTCATGCTACATTCTGGTAGTCGCGGCATCGGTAATTGCATAGGGCAGTACTTTATTAATCTTGCCAAAAAAGAGCGTCAATCGCGCTTTGGTCATGTGCCTGATCGTGATCTGTCTTACTTTGCTGCAGGCTCGAACAGTTTTGACGATTACCTCGAAGCGGTCGAGTGGGCGCAAGATTACGCACTAGAAAACCGCCGCGAGATGATGCGTTTGGTCATTAAGGCTTTGCAGTCACCACAAGTAGGTTTACCTAGGTTTCAATTAACCAAAGAGGCGATTAATTGCCATCATAACTATGTCAATGAAGAGGTGCATTTTGGTGAGCAAGTCTATGTCACGCGCAAAGGCGCAATCAGCGCTTATGCAGGCGAGTTAGGGATTATCCCCGGCTCAATGGGCGCCAAGTCGTTTATCGTGCGTGGACTTGGTGATAGTGAATCGTTCTGTTCTTGCTCCCATGGGGCAGGGCGCAAGATGAGCCGAGGCAAGGCGATGCGTGCCTTTACCATCGATGAATTAAAGGCGCAAACCGATGGCGTTGAATGTCGCAAAGACAAAGGTGTCATCGATGAAATACCTAGCGCGTACAAGGATATCGACGAGGTAATGGCTAATCAGACGGACTTGATTGAAGTGGTGCATACACTAAAGCAAGTGATGTGTATCAAAGGTTAA
- a CDS encoding PspC domain-containing protein, with amino-acid sequence MGGIAEYVGWSPFWVRILFVVISSLSAAVPGILIYIILWFVMPKATSQSYQ; translated from the coding sequence ATGGGTGGTATTGCAGAATACGTGGGATGGTCACCGTTTTGGGTTCGAATTTTATTTGTGGTGATATCATCGTTAAGTGCGGCAGTTCCAGGTATCTTAATTTATATCATATTGTGGTTCGTCATGCCCAAAGCAACTAGTCAATCTTATCAATAG